ACCGAAGCGGAGCTGCATATCTTATGCGTAATGGCATTGTCGCAGCAATTGCCGCTAGCGCCGCAGATATCGGGGCACAAAATTCCCTTTTACACTATGGATAAGCCGGAAGCTTTTGCTAAAACGATTATAGACGCCGCCGTAGCAAGCGTGCCGGAGGAGATAAACGTTAAAACCCATGTGGAGACCGGCGCTCCGACGCTTGTCATTAAAGAATTTGCGGAGCAGCACGAGGTCGATCTGATTGTCATCGGCAGCCGCGGTTTGGGCGCTATTTCCGGCTTGATTATGGGCAGCGTCAGCGGTTATGTGGTACATCAGGCAAAGTGTCCGGTATTGGTGGTTAAATAAATGCAGCTAAAGAAACTGCAATCATAGGGGGAACCAAGGTGAAAATAGAAAGGCCTGCGTGGGCAAAAAAAGTCGTCCTTTTGGGCGCGGCGCTGGCGTTGTGGAGCGGTACTGCAGCAGCAGAACCAACTGCGTTAACGCTGGAAGAAAGTATTTCTCTGGCTATGGCGCACAATCCGGTTTTGCGAATTGCCGCGGCGAATCAGGACAAAGCGGCAGGGGTTGTGGGGGAGGCGCAGGCTGCCAAAGGGGTCAGCGTTGATTATACTCATACGGAAATGCGCTCCAATGCGCCGCTTTCCTGGATGGCGACGATGGATGCCGTTTCGCCTTATAATTATTTTAGCAATAAAATCAGCGCTAGCGTGCCCCTCTATACCGGCGGCAAGCTGGAGAGCGTCGTAGCGCAGGCTAAATTGGGGAAGCAAGTATCGGACTTGGAGGTGCAGGCAACCCGGCAGCAATTGAAACTGGATACGACCGTAGAGTACTATGAAGTGCTGCGCAGCGGCAAATTGCTAGCGGTGGCGAGACAAACAGAAAGCGACTTTGCCCTGCACTTAAAGCAAGTTCGCCAGATGTACGAAGAAGGCGTTGCTGCCTGGCGGGACGTGCTGCAGACCAAAGTGCGGCTGGCCAATGCAGAAAACAGCCGCGTTCAGGCGGAAAACACCTACCAGCTTTCTCAATACACTCTAAATAAACGCATCGGTCTGCCACTGCATGGGGAGTTAAAGCTGCAAGAGCCTGCCGCAAAAGAACTGCCTCAGGAAACCATGGCAGCTTATGTGGAGCAAGGGGTGGCGAAGCGGCCGGAAATGGCCCAAAGCCAGACTGGAGTTACCTTGGCGAAGGAAAAGATAAAAGAAGCTAAAAGCGGTCAGCAGCCGAGTCTATCCCTGACGGGCAGTACCGCTTGGGATGATAACGACGCCTTTGGCGGCAGGAATCGCGACTGGACGGCTATGCTTGTGGTGCAGCTGAATCTTTTTGATTCCGGAGCTACCCAGGCCAAGCTCAAGCAGGCTAAAGCCAGTGAAGCGGCGGCGAGGGAGGAAGAACGCCAAACCAAAGACGCTATTTCTTTAGAAATTAGCGACGCTCATTTGCGGGTGCAAGAAGCGTTGAAGCGTATCGAAGCTACGCGTACTGCGGTAGAAGAAGCGCAGACCAATTTCAATATCAGCCGAGAGAGCTATGCCGCCGGCGTGGGTACCAATCTGGATGTTATGGATGCGGAAGTAGCGCTGCAACAGGCGCAGACCAACTATATTCAAGCGGCTTACGATTTGCAGATCAGCCGTGCGCGTCTGGAAAAAGCCATAGGGTCGCAAAAGTGAAAAAAGCAAGACGAACCAGCTTGCGTAAGTGACCGGAGGGTACGCGGAAAGGATTAGTGGAGTGCCGCGTCCCTTTCGGGCAGTCCTCCAAAAGAAAAAAGGCGGCTCCTTATCAGGAGTCGCCTTTGTGGAATCGTTCACTCTTTGTCCCGTTGTGTTTCGTTCCGGCTTTCAGTCGAGCTATATTTCTGATCTTTCTCTCTTAACCGCGAGCCAGGAGGAAAATATTTTTCATGTCTTCTTGCGTGAGAACCTGGAAGGCGCCGACCGTCCGCTTGCCTTCAAAGCTGCATTTATAAGCCAGCTCATCAACCTGCGCATCGCTGACTTTAAGACCTAGTTCTTTTAAAGAGGTAGGCATGCCAATGGAGGTATAGAAGTTCTCCATGGCCTTAATGCCGGCGAGAGCCGTGTTGTCCGGCGAAGCGAAGTTGTTGGCAATGCCCAGCACATTGACGGCGAATTGGGCAAAGCGAGCCGAATTATTTTTTTGGACATACCGAGCCCAACTGCCCCAGATGGCCGCCAAACCGGCGCCATGAGCCACGTCAAAAATGCCGCTTAATTCGTGCTCCAACTGATGGCAAGCCCAGTCGCCCAGGCTGCGATGTCCGGTGAGATCGTTGTGAGAAAGGCTGCTAGCCCACATGATCTCTGCTCGGGCATTGTAGTTAGCAGGGTCTTTAACCAGGATGCGAGCATTGCGGATGACGGTGCGCATAAGGGCTTCGCTGATGCTGTCGGTCAGTTCCATGGTGGCATGGGGGCTGAAATAGCGTTCCATCGAATGCATGAGAATATCGGCGCAGCCGCTGGCTGTTTGATACGGAGGCAGCGTGGCCGTTAGCTCGGGATTCATAATCGCAAATTTGCAGCGGCTGTGATCGTTAGTGCAGCCGCGTTTGAGCCAGCCTTCTTCATTGGTGATAACCGAGGAATTGCTCATTTCGCTGCCGGCGGCGGCAATAGTTAAAATGGTTCCTACCGGGAAGCAACCTTGCGGCTGGGCTTTGCCGCAGTAAAAATCCCAAACGTCGCCGTCATAGGCAAGACCATAGCCGATCGCCTTGGCGGAATCGATGACGCTGCCGCCGCCAACGGCCAGCAGAAAGTCTACCTTTTCCTTGCGACACAGCTCGATGCCTTCGCGCACCTTGGAAAGGCGGGGATTCGGCACGACGCCGCCAAGGCTGACGTGCTTTAGGCCGGCTTTTTCTAAGGAGGCGTAAACGCGGTCCAGCAGACCGGAGCGCTGTACGCTGCCGCCGCCAAAATGAACCAATACGGTTTGGCCTTGTTGTTCTTTGATGAGTTGTCCCACTTGATTTTCCGTGTCTTTACCGAAAATCACCCGGGTGGGTGCATAGTATTCAAAGTTTTTCATGCTCTGTTCACTCCTTGTTCTTTGCAATAAAATAAGAATTTCCACATGGAATGATTATTTTCCTTTGCCATACACAAAAAAACAAAACGCAACGTTTGGCAGAGGGAGGAGGTTCAGGGGGAAATACTTGTTGAGATGAAATAGAATTGTAACATCATAGTGCTACAATAGTATAAAAGGCAGTAGGAAGGAAGCGTTTTATGAAAACCAATAGCTGTTTACAGCGAGAAGAAATAACAATAGCTCAGCCTGGGAGGAGGCAGCGACTTTGGCTGGCGTGCTTATTAGGCCTGATTTCCGCTATGGGCCCCCTTTGCACCGATTTGTATTTGCCGGCGCTGCCGTTGCTCCAGCAAAGTCTTGGCGGCGCTACGCCGTCCCAGGTGCAGCTGAGCCTGACGGCGTCACTTTTAGGGTTGGCTCTCGGGCAGCTTTTGATGGGGCCGTATAGTGATGCGATGGGGCGTCATCGGCCTTTATGGCTGTCCTTGGGCGTGTTTTCCTTGGCCTCCTTTTGGTGCGCCTTTGCGACATCCGCCTGGGAGCTGGCGGGCGTGCGCCTTTTGCAGGGGTTGGCTGGCGCTGGGGGCATTGTAATCTCTCGGGCTATGGTTAGGGATTTGTACGAAGGGGCGGAGCTTACTCGCTTTTTTTCTCTCCTCATGCTGGTGCATAGCGTTGCCCCAACTCTGGCACCGACTTTGGGCGGTTTGTTATTGCAAGTGACCAATTGGCAGGGGATTTTTATGGTTTTGGGTATGCTGGGAGTGCTGTTAACGGCCGGGGCTTGGTTAGGCCTAAAAGAAACACTGGCGGAGAAAAACCGTGTTCCCGCCAATGGCCAGGCTATTTGGGCTTCCTTCGTTTCACTGCTAGGCAATCGTTCTTTTCGTTACTATGTTTTTGTGCAGGGCTTTGTGGGAGGCGGGCTCTTTGCGTATATTGCCGGTTCCCCTTTTGTATTGCAAGGCGGTTTTGGTTTGTCAGCCCAGCAATTTGGCCTTTGTTTTGCTGTGAACAGCTTAGGCGCGCTGCTGACGACACAGTTGGTCAGCCGCTTTAACCGCAGCTATTCTGATCGGTTTTTAATGCGTCTGTCCCTGGTCGTTTCCGCAGCAGCGAGCTTTGCCTTATTAGCGCTACTTCTTTTGGGAGGTCCGCTTTGGGCCGTTTTAGGCGCGTTGTGGCTTATGGTGGCTTGTGTAGGCTCTACGATGACAACTAGTTTTTCTCTGGCTATTCAGGACCAGGCCAAGGCGGCAGGCAGCGCATCGGCGCTGCTGGGGTTGGTCATGTTTGTTTTTGGAGCGGCCGTATCGCCTCTAGTCGGTTTGGGAGGAGACGCTCTATGGCCGATGGGGTTGTTGATAACGCTTTCGAATGGGGCGGCTCTTTGCTGCGGGTGGCAGGCGCTCCGGTCACCAAGAAAAATGGCGCAAGCAAAAGAAGAAAGAAAAATCAAAAAATAATTGACATTTATTGGGAGATGTGGTGCCATATAAGTAGATCATCAATAGGGAGGGTTGGTTATGAAAACGGGAAAAAAAGCAAAACCTTTGGGCGAAGCGACCGTACTTGAACTGACCGATCGCAAATGCGGTTTTTGCGGCCTCAACCTGTTGTTTGCAAAAGTAGAGTTAGAGGAAAAAGCGGCTTGGCTTGTATGCCCGACTTATGAAGCGCAGCGCGAGTTTTCCAAGAATGAGCACTCCGCCTATAAAGTGGCCTTGTCGGAGACGGGCTATCAAGCTGGCGATGAGGCTAAAGAAGCGCAGAGCGTCAAAGCAGGCGCTGCAGGCAAGCGGGCACACCATGACCGTCCGAACGTAGTGGCGCCGCCCCAATCATCACCTCGTAGATAAGCGCAGGCCTCTTCCGAGAACCGGAAGAGGCCTGGTTTTTTGTTATACCGGAATTTACAAAACGAACCGCGAAATACACGAAAGACGCGAAAGAGATACGAGTAGGGATTTTCTATGTTCCACCCCGATTCTCCTGCGGGCCCTCCCGCTACTCACTCTACTCCTGTTAAATTTCGTAACCCTCTGTCATACCCTCCCGAGACTCCGGTTCTCTTGTTCAATCCAATTCCTACTGCTTCTCCGCCAACTGGATCGCGGCGATCGCGGCGTTGACCGCTTCGTTGTTGCCGAAAAAAGCCATAGTATTGATATGCTGGGGGCAGTTGCCGACAATTTCCGCTGCTACAACATTCCCGGCTTTTTGAGCAATATCGGCAAAATAGAAGAGACTGGGCACGTCGGTTTGAATCAGGCCGACAGCGTCAAAATGAAGGCCTTCGAGCTGCTTTTTAGCATCCGGCGCCGTACGGCGAAGCAGCATGGCTACCGTATTGGGACGGGGAGCGCGGATAATGCGCGTCGTGAGCATGAAAATCACCTTCCTTATCTCTTATCATACGTTGAGGTTAGGGGGAAAAAGAGGCAGTCTATTGCGGAGTTGTTAAGTATTTTTGCTCTCTCTAAACGAGAACTGCTGCATATAGGATAGGGGATAGTCTTAGTTAGCGACTTCATTGCCTTTGAGACAAGATTTGCCTGTTCCTTTTTAGTCTTGATTGCTTAGGACGCTTGCTTCAGCCCATATTTGGCTTCATAGGCTTTGATGCGGTCCGCGACGTTTTGCTGCAGGTTGCGATAGAAGAAAAGGTAGTCATACACATGGTAGACCCCTGGCTGGAAGAGATCCAGCATAGGCGGGTAGTCGGCGTTGTCGATATCGGTAACCTTCAAAGAGCCTCGCGCCGGATCCAAGTAGGCGCCGGTAAGATGCGGGACTTCCTTGGTAATTTCGCCGTGGTAGTTTACAAAGACGGCCCCGAGATTCAGTGATTTGTCGGCAGGCTCGCTGGTGGTTTTCCAGTTTAGCGGGTTGATGCTCAATGTTTTTTCCGGCACCAGCAAGGAAGAGGTTACTTCCGGCGCTTCGGTATTGAAAGAAATAACAACCCCTGTATCTTCGGCTTGCTGCGCCATCTTCAACTGCGGATACTGTAAGGCTTCCGCTGGGGTGACAGGCCAGCCGATGGCATAGGCGGCAACCAGCTTTTGCTGCAACGCCGGATCGCGGTATACGTCTTTCATTATGCGCAGCACCATGTCCCCGCCTTGGCTAAAGCCGGCGAGGATGATCGGGCGTCCTTGGTTTTGCTCTCGCAGGTAGTAGGTGAAGGCTGCTTTGACATCCTCGTAAGCGAGAGAGAAATAAGGCGCGCTTTGTTGGCGTGGCAGCTTGTACATGGATAAAGAAGCTTGGCGGTAATAGGGGGCGTAAAAATTGCAGCTTTGATCGTAAATGCCTTTTTCCATGAGCGTGGCGCCAAGGAAGAATTGACGGGCCTGCGGGTCGTCTACAGGCATATTATGCTGTTCCGCGCTGCCCATGTAAGCGGTGGGACAGACGAAAAAGACGTCTACTGTGTGGCCGGATTTTGCCGGTTCGCCTTGAAAGGCCCAGTTGCTAGAAGTGGCGTAGTCTAGGGGAGCGCCTTGGGCGCTGCTAAAAACGAGCAGGCAAAAGAAGAAAGGCAATAAAATTCGTGGATATAGTCGCATGCAGGTTCCTTCTTTCTGTGTAAAATATAAAGTTGCTACTCTGTTTCTACATAGAAAAGCCTGTTTCCTTTAGCTGGAAACAGGCTTTTCGTTTTAGGCTCATGTAATAGGACGGAACACAAAGCATAGCCTGCGTTGCTTATTCGGCAGCTATGGCCAAGGCTTCATCCAGAGCTTCGCGTTCAAAGCCCACTATCAGACGGCCGTCGATACTGGTAACAGGGACGCTCAATTGTTTAGTCAGATCCAGCAGCTCCTTGCGGCCCTCCAGATCGCTTTCAATGTTGACCTCTTGAAACTCAACTTGCCGCAGCTCCAGGTATTTTTTGACCTTTTGGCACCAGGGGCAGTCGGGAATCGAATAGACTTTAATCATGATAAAAGACCTCCTTCAGGTTGTTTTTACTTTTTCGTTTGTTCGCTCAAGTACCGTTCCGCCAAAAGAGCCGCCACGGTACCGTCGGCAGCGGCGGTTGTCAACTGCCGGATGGGCTTGGTACGGATATCGCCGGCGGCGAAGACGCCGGGGACGTTGGTTTCGCAGCTTTCCCCAGCCAGGATGTGTCCGCTGGCGTGCAGGGTAATATCTTGGCTGTAGAGGCTGGTCCGAGGAATGACGCCAATGTTGACGAAAATACCGTCTAAGTCCAGTGTTCGCTGCTCCTTAGTATGGACATTTTCCACGACAACGCTTTGCAGTTCTGTCTCGCCGGCGGCGGAGAGTATTTGGGTTTGGAAAAGAAATTCTGCATGTGGCAAATCCAGCACAGCCTGCTGCTCCGCAGGCTCCGCCGTCATTTGCGGCGAGCGGTGGATCAAATACAGTTTTTTGGCGTATTTGCTTAAAACCTTCAGGGCTCCCGCCGCCGCATTGCCACCGCCGACTACGGCGATGGTTTTGCCTTCGTACAGGTGTCCGTCGCAAAGCTCGCAGTAATGAATACCGCGGCTGCGAAAGCGTTTTTCTTCGGCAATGGGAAGACGGCGTCGTTCCATGCCGCCTGCGAGAATAACCGCTTGCGGCTGATAGACAGTGCTATGTGTTTCTATGATTTTTT
This sequence is a window from Anaeromusa acidaminophila DSM 3853. Protein-coding genes within it:
- a CDS encoding DUF3089 domain-containing protein, coding for MRLYPRILLPFFFCLLVFSSAQGAPLDYATSSNWAFQGEPAKSGHTVDVFFVCPTAYMGSAEQHNMPVDDPQARQFFLGATLMEKGIYDQSCNFYAPYYRQASLSMYKLPRQQSAPYFSLAYEDVKAAFTYYLREQNQGRPIILAGFSQGGDMVLRIMKDVYRDPALQQKLVAAYAIGWPVTPAEALQYPQLKMAQQAEDTGVVISFNTEAPEVTSSLLVPEKTLSINPLNWKTTSEPADKSLNLGAVFVNYHGEITKEVPHLTGAYLDPARGSLKVTDIDNADYPPMLDLFQPGVYHVYDYLFFYRNLQQNVADRIKAYEAKYGLKQAS
- a CDS encoding TolC family protein: MKIERPAWAKKVVLLGAALALWSGTAAAEPTALTLEESISLAMAHNPVLRIAAANQDKAAGVVGEAQAAKGVSVDYTHTEMRSNAPLSWMATMDAVSPYNYFSNKISASVPLYTGGKLESVVAQAKLGKQVSDLEVQATRQQLKLDTTVEYYEVLRSGKLLAVARQTESDFALHLKQVRQMYEEGVAAWRDVLQTKVRLANAENSRVQAENTYQLSQYTLNKRIGLPLHGELKLQEPAAKELPQETMAAYVEQGVAKRPEMAQSQTGVTLAKEKIKEAKSGQQPSLSLTGSTAWDDNDAFGGRNRDWTAMLVVQLNLFDSGATQAKLKQAKASEAAAREEERQTKDAISLEISDAHLRVQEALKRIEATRTAVEEAQTNFNISRESYAAGVGTNLDVMDAEVALQQAQTNYIQAAYDLQISRARLEKAIGSQK
- a CDS encoding iron-containing alcohol dehydrogenase, producing the protein MKNFEYYAPTRVIFGKDTENQVGQLIKEQQGQTVLVHFGGGSVQRSGLLDRVYASLEKAGLKHVSLGGVVPNPRLSKVREGIELCRKEKVDFLLAVGGGSVIDSAKAIGYGLAYDGDVWDFYCGKAQPQGCFPVGTILTIAAAGSEMSNSSVITNEEGWLKRGCTNDHSRCKFAIMNPELTATLPPYQTASGCADILMHSMERYFSPHATMELTDSISEALMRTVIRNARILVKDPANYNARAEIMWASSLSHNDLTGHRSLGDWACHQLEHELSGIFDVAHGAGLAAIWGSWARYVQKNNSARFAQFAVNVLGIANNFASPDNTALAGIKAMENFYTSIGMPTSLKELGLKVSDAQVDELAYKCSFEGKRTVGAFQVLTQEDMKNIFLLARG
- a CDS encoding NAD(P)/FAD-dependent oxidoreductase encodes the protein MSKPHKPLDLLIIGAGVAGLTAGLYAARMKLTTLILEDALVGGQIRDAYVVENYPGLPKVKGSDLVKTLEQQALEAGALLDEFDQVLSAKLTAAEKIIETHSTVYQPQAVILAGGMERRRLPIAEEKRFRSRGIHYCELCDGHLYEGKTIAVVGGGNAAAGALKVLSKYAKKLYLIHRSPQMTAEPAEQQAVLDLPHAEFLFQTQILSAAGETELQSVVVENVHTKEQRTLDLDGIFVNIGVIPRTSLYSQDITLHASGHILAGESCETNVPGVFAAGDIRTKPIRQLTTAAADGTVAALLAERYLSEQTKK
- a CDS encoding universal stress protein; translation: MEIKYKKILAPLDGSQNSFAALAHAIALAKTTEAELHILCVMALSQQLPLAPQISGHKIPFYTMDKPEAFAKTIIDAAVASVPEEINVKTHVETGAPTLVIKEFAEQHEVDLIVIGSRGLGAISGLIMGSVSGYVVHQAKCPVLVVK
- a CDS encoding multidrug effflux MFS transporter gives rise to the protein MKTNSCLQREEITIAQPGRRQRLWLACLLGLISAMGPLCTDLYLPALPLLQQSLGGATPSQVQLSLTASLLGLALGQLLMGPYSDAMGRHRPLWLSLGVFSLASFWCAFATSAWELAGVRLLQGLAGAGGIVISRAMVRDLYEGAELTRFFSLLMLVHSVAPTLAPTLGGLLLQVTNWQGIFMVLGMLGVLLTAGAWLGLKETLAEKNRVPANGQAIWASFVSLLGNRSFRYYVFVQGFVGGGLFAYIAGSPFVLQGGFGLSAQQFGLCFAVNSLGALLTTQLVSRFNRSYSDRFLMRLSLVVSAAASFALLALLLLGGPLWAVLGALWLMVACVGSTMTTSFSLAIQDQAKAAGSASALLGLVMFVFGAAVSPLVGLGGDALWPMGLLITLSNGAALCCGWQALRSPRKMAQAKEERKIKK
- a CDS encoding glutaredoxin domain-containing protein translates to MIKVYSIPDCPWCQKVKKYLELRQVEFQEVNIESDLEGRKELLDLTKQLSVPVTSIDGRLIVGFEREALDEALAIAAE